CTGCGCAGGCCCGTGCGCACGACTTCGACCGGCACGGCCTGGTCTTTGTCGGTGACGAGCGTGACTTCGGACTGCATGGGGAATACGCGCGTGACCTGGCCGATCACGCCGTCCTCGCTCAATACCGGCGAGCCGTTCTGAATACCCTGCTGCGAACCGCCGCCGATCACGACCTTCTGCGTGAACGGGTCGCGCGTGTCGTACTGGATGTCGGCGGGCGTGGTTTGCGCGCCGATGCGCTGCGAGAGCTGCAGCAGCGCACGCAGGTGCGCGTTTTCGGCTGCGAGCGAAGCGGCCGCGTTGGCCTGCTGCGAAAGCTGGAGATTGCGGGCGTGCAGCTGCGTGTTTTCGGTACGCAGCGAGGAGCTCGTCACGGCCAGATCGGCGGCGCCCATAAAGAAGTCGCGCGGCACGAGGGCCGCGCGTTGCAGCGGGTACAGGCCCGCGCCGAGCACGCCGCGCACGATCTCGAGCGTCTTGAAGCGCGCGTCGGAGACGAGGAGCGCGAGCGACAGCACGACGAAGAAGATCAGCCGTGCGAGTGCCGATGGGCCCTGTTTAAAGAGGGGCGGCGGACTGTATTCCATGGTCGGCGCCGGGGGCGTGTGCGGTTCGGTGAAACAGAGGGGGTAACGGAGGGCACCACGAAGCGTGAAACTTCGGCGCCCCGAAGGCTGCCCCGTTGCGGGCGCCGTGGCGGCGCGCGTGCCGCCACGCCACTAGTGGCGCGGCGACGCCTAAACCGCGCCGAGGGCGAGCGCAGCGGTGCGCGGCGCGCTTACTCGTACGAGAAGATGCTGCCAAGCTTGTCCATGCGCTCGAGCGCCATGCCCGAGCCGCGCACCACACAGGTGAGCGGGTCTTCGGCCACGAGCACCGGCAGACCGGTTTCTTCGGCGAGCAGGCGGTCCAGGTCGCGCAGCAGCGCGCCGCCGCCCGTGAGCATCATGCCGCGCTCGGCGATGTCGGCGCCCAGTTCCGGCGGCGTTTGTTCGAGCGCGATCTTCACCGACGAGACGATCTGGTTCAGCGGGTCGGTGAGCGCTTCGAGAATTTCGTTGCTCGAAATCGTGAAGCTGCGCGGAATGCCTTC
The Paraburkholderia acidiphila genome window above contains:
- the mreC gene encoding rod shape-determining protein MreC; translated protein: MEYSPPPLFKQGPSALARLIFFVVLSLALLVSDARFKTLEIVRGVLGAGLYPLQRAALVPRDFFMGAADLAVTSSSLRTENTQLHARNLQLSQQANAAASLAAENAHLRALLQLSQRIGAQTTPADIQYDTRDPFTQKVVIGGGSQQGIQNGSPVLSEDGVIGQVTRVFPMQSEVTLVTDKDQAVPVEVVRTGLRSVIYGTAKGDLLDLRFVPISADLQVGDELVTSGLDGVYPQGLPVAKVLRVDKQADTAFARVVCLPLAAVRGARQVLVLHYVPQVPPNPIVAEEAAAAAEAKDAKKKAAKAADKKADKKADDAKAKPAAAPAAPAQQAKPAANAPAADKKPTDKKQPEKRAKESLREEAAKAVEQGGH